Within the Acidimicrobiales bacterium genome, the region AACACCGCCATCGCGGTGATGACCCAACTGGCCGAGGTGGTGCTGAACATCCTGGAACGAGAGCTGCCCCCGACATCGCTGGAGATCGCCGGTCGACGCATCACCAGCCCCTACTCGGCCAGCAACGCCGACTACGTGAGGGCGGCCTTCGACCAGATCAGGCTCTATTCGCGGGGACAACCTCCGCTGCAGAAGGCACTGGTCGAGGCGATCTCGTCGATCGACCTCGAGCTCGCACGTCGCAGGCGTTCGACCACCGAGGCGCGCGAGGCCCTGCAGTCGATGATCGCCAGCGTCATCGAGGACATGGAGCACGAGTCGCGGCCGGGCACGGGCGACCGCGCTGCCGTTGCCGCGCTTGGCGCTGCGCATCGCCCAACCCCGGCGCCCTAACCTCGAACCCATGGATGTTCCCCGGCTGCACATGACCGACCTGTCCGACGACTCCGGGGTCGATGCGCTGGCCGCGGCACTGCAGGCCGCAGGTTGCGTGGTCATAGAGGCCGCAGCGTCGGCCGACACCATGGACCACATCGCCGCCGAGCTCGCCGAGTACGAACACCTGGGCTCGATCGGTGCCAGCAACTTCGAGGGACACCACACCAGGCGCGTCGGCTCACCTCTCCCCCGGTCGAAGACGTTTCGTTCGATCGCCTTGCACCCGGCGGTGATGGCAGCGGGAGACCTGGTGTTGGGCCACGCCACGTCGTGGAGGTTCTCTGCCGCCGAATACATCCAGATCGGCCCGGGCGAATCTCCCCAGCGCCTGCACAGGGATGCATGGAAGTACGACCGGGTCGACTTCGGCTTCGAGGTAGAGCTGAACGCCATGTGGGCCGTGTCCGACTTCACCGAGGCCAACGGCGCCACCCGCGTAGTGCCAGGAAGCCACCTGGCAGGCAACGACGAGCGCTACTCGACCGACGACACCGTGCCCGCCGAGATGGCAAAGGGTTCGCTGATGATCTACACGGGCACGCTGTATCACGGCGGAGGACCCAACAACTCCGACCAGTGGCGTTGTGGGCTGTCGTTGCAGCACGCCGTTGGGTGGTTGACACAATCGACCAACCAGTTCCTCGAATGCCCACCCGCCCAGGTGACCGACTGGCCAGACGAACTGCTCCGATTCATCGGGTACGCCAAGACCGGCAACGGGCTCGGCTACTGGCGAGACAGCGAAGACCCACTGAAGGCGGTGCACCCGGACCGCGACTTCGAACGAGGTTGGGCCACGGTTCGCCCCGACTGAACCGGTTGCGCCAGATCAGGAGGCGTTGATGACCTGGGTCAACGCACAGAACAGTTCGTCGTAAGTCTCGAACGCGGCCAGATCGCTGCGCTGAGCGACGATCGCCGGAGGCGACCGAAACAGGAAGCCGGCGTCCGCGGCGTCGATCATGTTCAGGTCGTTGAACGAATCGCCCGCGGCGACGACCCGGTAGTTCATCGCCTGAAACCCATGCACGGCCGCCATCTTCTGGTTCTCGATGCGAGGCACGAAGCCGACGATCCGGTCGTCGACGACCTGCAGTCGATGGCACAAGATGGTGGGGAAACCCAGCTTGGCCATCAGCGGGCCGATGAACTCCTCGAAGGTGTCCGACAACAAGACGACCTGGGTAACCGACCGAAGCCGATCGAGGAAGTCCTTGGCCCCATCGAGTGGTTCGAGTTGGGCGATCACGCCCTGAATATCGGACAGGCCCAGCCCCAGACCCGCGAGGGTGTCAATACGACCCTGCATGAGCTTGGCGTAGTCGGGCTCGTCCTTGGTGGTGCGCCTCAGTTCGTCGGCCCCAAACCGGTCGGCGACGGCGATCCAGATCTCGGGAGTCAAGACGCCTTCGACGTCGAGGACGACAACAAACTGTGGTGCGGGCTCGGCGGGCACCGTGCGACTGTAGCCGAGCGCTCGACCTCAGCCGACCCTGCCATCGAGCAAACCAGCAACCAGCGAGGCAATGCGGCTGCGCTCGGAGCGCTGAAGTGTGATGTGGCCGAACAACGGGTCGCCCTTGAGGTGGTCGATGACCGTGGCAATGCCATCGAAGCGGCCGACGCGCAGGTTGTCGCGTTGAGCGACATCGTGGGTTAGCACCACCTTCGAGCCCCGACCCAACCTGGTCAGCGCTGTCAACAAGACGTTGCGTTCGAGGTTCTGGGCCTCGTCGATGATGACGAACGCATCGCTCAACGAGCGGCCCCGGATGTGGGTCAACGGTTGCACTTCCAGCAACCGGCGACCCAACACCTCGTCGATGACGGCGTGGCCGACGATCGACTCGAGTGCGTCGTATACCGCTGCCGCCCAGGGAGACATCTTGTCGGCCTCACTGCCGGGCAAGTAGCCCAGCTCCTGGCCACCCACGGCGAACAGCGGGCGAAACACGATGACCCGTTGTTGCAGGTTGCGCTCAACCACAGCCTCGAGCGCAGCCGCCAAGGCCAACACACTCTTCCCCGTGCCGGCGCGACCACCCAAGCTGACGATGCCCACCTCCTGGTCGAGCAGAAGGTCCATGGCCAGATGCTGCTGGCTCGATCGGGGATGCATGCCGAACAGCTCGTGCGAAGGACGAACCAGGTGCACCCGCTTGTCGTCGCGCACCCGGCCCAACGCCGACTGCGAGCCGTTGGCCAGCACCAATCCAGCGTTGCACGGAAGATCACGGGCCTGGTCGAGGTCGACCGAGCCGACGTCGTACAACTCGTCGATCGTGTCCGAATCGACTACGAGGTCGACATAGCCGGTCCAGTGGTCGTCGTCGACCTCGGCCTCGCGGTATTCCACCGCCTCGATTCCCACAACCCCAGCCTTCAGCCGCAGGGGCAGATCCTTCGACACCAACACCACCGACTCGCCATCCACCCGCGACAGGTGGTTCGCGACCGACAGGATTCGGTGGTCGTTGCTGTCGACGCGAAACGCTGCAGGCAGGGCGCCAGTGTCGGTGTGGTTCAACTCGACTCTCAGCGTTCCGCCCTGTTCGTTCACCGGAAGGTGCTCGAGCAGCGAACCGTGTTCGACCCGCAACTCCTCTAGTGCTCGAAGGGTTCGTCTGGCCGCCCATCCCAGGTCGGGGTGGTGGCGCTTGCCCTCCAACTCGGTCAGCACCACCAGCGGCAACACCACATGGTGCTCGGCAAACCGCTGAAGGGCCGTGGGGTCGGCGAGCAGAACAGAAGTGTCGAGCACGTAGGTGCGCCTGGATTGGGTCATCGGGCAGAGGGCTCCGTCGATCTGGGCTGTGTGCACAAGTCGAACAGACTTGGGTGAACGTACGGCGTCGTCTGCGTGACTTGTGGGTTAGGGGCAGATGATCACCAGCCCTCCCAGCCACACTCATGATCCCATTCGTCCTCGAAGCCCCACTCGTCCTCGAAGCCCCACTCGTCCTCGAAGCCCCACTCGTCCTCGAAGCCCCACTCGTCCTCGAAGCCCCACTCGTCCTCGAAGCCCCACTCGTCCTCGTCACCCCAGTCATCCTCGTAGTCCCAGTCGTCCTCATGACCCCACTCGTCCGAGCCTGAATCGGGCGCGTCGATCGGCTGGGCCTGCCCGTCGTTCACGAAGTCGGCGAACGCGGCCACCTCGGTGTAGACACCCGGGCTGGCGCCGCCGCATTCCTCTCCCCAGCTGACGATGCCTACCAGCCGTGGCCCGTCGTCGGTCTGAACGACCAGAGGACCTCCGGAGTCGCCATAACACGAGTCGGCACCAGTACCTCCGGCGCACACCTCGAGTGCACCCTCAGCACCGACCTGTCGCTCACAGACCGCATCTGGGACGATCGGTATCTCTGCGCCCCGCAAGACCGACGGCTCGGCCTCGTCCCACTCCGACGTCGCTCCCCAGCCGCTCACGTAGGCGGTGGATGCTCGGGCCAGATCCGCGCCGTCGCCCAGCTCGATCGCTGCCACAGAATTGCCGAACCGCAGATCGGTGCCCAAGGTCAACACGGCTATATCGCCCAGTTCGGTGCGTTGGGAGTCGGGATGAGCTGCAATCGCCGACACCGGAACCCGCTGCCCATCGCGGCCCTCGACACGGTCGACACCAGCTACGACGGTGAGGTCACCGGCGGTGAGGCCCTCGACACAATGGGCTGCGGTCACGATCTTGTCGGCGGCAACGATCGAACCGCCGCAGAAGTGGCCCTCGTCATCTTGCAGCGACACCTGCCAGGGCACGCTGTCGATGGAAATCTCCTGCCCCTGCACGATCGCGCCAGCGGGCTCGGCCCAGGCTCGAACGAACCCGGGCCCGGCGAGGGCCAGCATCAATATGGCCAAGAAGCCGGCGCTGACCGATTGGCGATGGCATCGCATCTGCCTGGTATGGATGGTCTTCGACATTTCTTCTCTCCTTCGAGTTGAACGGAGAGACGAGTGTCGATGAGCGATCTGGACTGATGCTGAACGAACCTGAACGTGCCGTTCAGCCAGCCGTCGGCAGTTCGATCACAAACCGGGCGCCGCCAAGACTCGACTCGTCGACCCACACGGCGCCTCCGTGGGCCTCGACCAGTTCGCGTACCAACGCCAAGCCAAGCCCAGCCCCTCCGGCTTCTCGAGACCTGGCCTCGTCGAGCCGAACGAATCTCTCGAAGACGGCTTGCCGCTGTGCAACGGGCACACCCGGACCATCGTCTTCGACGACCAGCCGTACGACCCCGTCGGCCTCGGCGAGCGAGCACGAGATGGCGGCGTCGTGGTGGCGCACAGCGTTCGCCAACAGGTTCTCGACACAGCGCAGAAGCTGATCTCTTTCGCCGCGAACGATGGCCGGCGCGACCGACCCGACATCGACCATGACCCCCCGGGTCGACACAGCCGCCGCGGCGTCGAAGACGACGTCGTCGAGATCGACCACCGGCGACGACGGCCGGTCGGCTGGGACGGCGTCGAGCCGCGCCAGCGCCAATAGGTCGTCGACCATGCGCCTCATTCGGTCGGTCTCGTTTGTCAGCACTGCTGCTGTGGCTTGCCAGTCGGCCACGCCCAGGTGGGCATTGTCGACGTCGAGTTGGGCAGCCATGACCGACAGCGGGCTGCGCAGTTCGTGGGCGACATCGGCAGAGAACCGACGCTCCCGCTGGCGCGCGGCGCTCAGTCGGTCGAGCATCGAGTTCATCGTGCGACCCAGGCGAGCGACCTCGTCGCGCGTCTCGGGAACCGCCACGCGGCGGTCGAGGTCAGACTCTGCGATATCGGCGACCTGCGACCGCATGCGCTCGACCGGTTTCAAGGCTCGCCCAGCCAACACCCATGCCAGGAGCCCCGCAAGGCCTGACAGCACCGGAACGGACCCGAAAGCCAGACGATCGACCCGCGACGTCGTGCGGTCGAGGCCGTCGAGTGTTCTCGCCACGACAACCAGTTCGTCTCCGGTCTGGAGATCTGCGGCGACCAGACGCATGTTGTCTGCGCCGACGACCAGCGACAAAGAGTCGAGGCTGGCGTCTACGGGCTCCCCGACAAGAATCGCTCCGGTCGGATCCGACAGGGCGTCGAGGATCTCGTTCGGGTCGGGTGAAACATCGTTGTGGATCTCCAGGACCGGGGCGTCACCGAACTCGATAACCCCCACGAAGGTCTCCTCGTCGCCCGGGAACGATGCGTTGGACAACTCGTCGGACAGGTCGATGCCGTCGGCGACGTCGAAGGCCCGGTTGAAGATCGTGGTATCCACCTCGTCGAGCAAGCTGTCGGACAAAACCCACCCCAGGGCGTAAGCGGCCAGCGCCAAGACTGGTGCAGTGACGAGGACCGCGACCAGCGTCAGGCGGATCCTCACGGACACTTCAGCCCCGACCTCTGGAATCATCGCAGAGGCGATAGCCGACTCCACGAACCGTCTCGAGCGACGACCGGTCGAATGCGGTGTCGATCGCCGCGCGAATTCGCGAGACATACACCTCGACGATGTTCGGATCGCCCGCGAACTCGGGCCCCCACACCTGATCGACGATCTGGGACTTCGGCACGACCAGGTCTCGTTGCCACATCAGATACTCGAGCACAGCCATCGCCCTCGGCGACAACTCGATCTCGGTATCACCCCTGAACACCCGCCTGGCACCGCAATGGAATCGAAGGTCGCCGACCTCTAGTACATCGCCAGCCGAAGCAACGATTGCAGAACGACGAATCAAGGCCCTGACCCTGGAAAGCAGAATCGGATAGCGAAACGGCTTCTTCACGTAGTCGTCGGCGCCGCTCTCGAGGCCTTCCAGTTCGTCGTACTCGCCGTCCTTGGCGGTGAGCATCAAGATCGGCGTGTGAACGCCCTGTCGTCGCAGGGTCGAGCAGACCTCGTAGCCACTCATGGCCGGCAGCATCAGGTCGAGCACGATCACCGCGTAGTCGTTCGTAAGCGCCAGCTCGAGGCCACTTGGACCGTCGAATGCCAGGTCGACGACGAAACCATCGGCGTTGAAGCCGCGGCGAAGTGCCTCTGCGATACCGGATTCGTCCTCGACCACCAGCAGCCGCATCGTCAGATCCTACGGATCATGGGCGAGACAACGCCGGAAGCACTTCGGTGGCCATCAACTCCATCTGTTCGGCGAGGATGTGTGGCGGCACCCCGCCGCCGTCGAACAAGAAGATGTGCCTGCTGAGGCCCAGCTCGTCGTCGATGCCGCGGATGCGTTCCGCGACCTCGGCCGGGCTGCCACAGATGGCTGGGCCTTCGATGAGATCGTCGAAGCCGGTGGGGCGACCAAACGAACGCCGCAGCGACAGCGCGAAATCGCGATAGTTCTCGAGGTACGGACGCCAGCGTTTGCGGGCCAGCTGGCTGGTCTGGGCGACGTGCACATAGCTCGGAAACCCGACCTCGGCAGGCCCGCTGTGTCGAGCCTCGACGCGCTTTTGCCGGTAACGCTCGACGATTTCGACATAGTCGGACGGCCAACGAAACAAGCTGGGCAGGAACAGGGGCAGATCGAGCGAGGCCGCCAGATCGGCCGAGGTGTTGGACAATCCGCCACCGATCCAGATCATGTCGTGGGGTTCTTGAACCGGTCGAGGTTCCAGACGAACCGCGTCGAGCGGGGTGCGGTAGTTGCCGGCCCATGTCACCTGGTCCTCGGTGAACAGTCGCAGCAGCAGGCGCAGGTACTCCTCGAAGCGTGGCCTCAGAGCGTCGAAATCGGAGATGCCGAAGGCGTGCGCCGTGCGCTCAGACACACCGCGGGCGAACGTGACCTCGGCCCTGCCGGCCGACAAGACGTCGAGGGTTGCCAGCTGCTCGGCCCGGCGGACCGGATCGGAGTTGGCCAGCAGGGTCACCGAAGTGCCCAACCTGATGTGGCTGGTGACAGACGCCGCTGCGGCCAGCACCATCTCGGGCGAGGACAAGATGTAATCGGCGAAATGGTGCTCGCCTACGCCGAAGAAGAAGAAGCCCGCCTGCTCGGCGGCTGCCGCGGCGTCGACCACGCCGCGCAGGCGTTCGACCTGGGTTGGCTTGTGCCCACCGACCGGATCCGCGAGCAGATCTGCAAACGACAAGACGCCGTATTCGGTCACTCCAGCCTCGGCTCTCAGAGGTTCTCCCACTCGACGACCTCGGTGCCGTCATAGACACCCTCGGCCAGACCCACGGCGATCATCGACTGCCAGTCGGGCACTTCGTCGAACACACCGACCTCGGTCAACAACTCGATCTCGGCCCCAAGGCGTTCGGTGTCGAGCAGGCCTGGACCTTGTCCGGCAGGTGTCGTAGCGAGCACCAGGTCGCTCTCGGTGATCCAGCGGAACCCCTCGCCCTCGGTCGAGAAGAAGAACGGGTTACCGGCCGCATCGATTCGCTCGAAAGCAAAGCCGACCGCCATCTCGGGGTTGTCGACAGCGAAGGCGAACCCCTTGAAAGCGGCACGCAGAAAGTCTTCCACCGCTGTGGGGTGTGAGTTCAAGAACTCGGAGCTGGTGAAGAACACGGCAAAGGAGGCAGGCACATCAAAATCGAGCGGGTCGAATACCCGGTACTCGACCCCGGCCGCGTCCAGTTGCGCAGGCTCGTTGCTCTTGTAGACCGGCAACGCGTCGATTCCGAGCGCCAGATGGGCAACCGGGTCGAAACCGTCGAGCAGGGGCTCAGACAGGCTCGAACGTTCGACCCCGGCAATTCCGAGCATCGCCTGGAGCGAATACGGCAGATCGCCCTTGATGCCAACCGTTGCGCCCTGCAGGTCCGCGAGTTCGACGATGTCGCTGTCGGCCGGAACCACGAGCTCTTCGATGGCGGTCTTGCCATATTGGGCTATGGCCACCAGGTCGGCGCCGCCCTGAACGTTGGTGTTGACCAGCTCACCGAACGAGCCGGCCGAACTGAGCTGGGCCCCTCCGGAGGCGACTAGGGCCCCGTTGCCCGGCGCAAACGACGGCTGGATCTCGACGTCGAGGCAGTAGTCGTCGAAATAGCCCTCGGCATCGGCGACGATGACGTCCAGTATCGAAGCCGCGGCGGCGAAATCGAACGACGACAAGTAGGTGATGGTGCCCGCATCGCGGTTGGCCTGGCATCGATCGGCCAGCACCTGTTCTTGGGAACCTGCTGTGGTGTCGGCGACTGTGGTGCTGGCGCTGGTGTCGGACGAATCGTCGCCACACGACACCGCCACGACCGCCAGGGCGAGAATGGCCGACGCGATACGGAACCACTGGGTTCGAGAATTCAACTGCTTCTCCGTTGGTGGGCTGGTCAAAGGGTTGCCTGAGATTCGTGCCAGCGCAAAAGGCGTCGCTCTAGCGCCATCACCGCCAACGTCAGGGCGATGCCGATGAACGCCAGTGTGAACACGCTGCCCCAAAGCTGGTCGACCAGGCTACGGGCCTGAGCGACGCGGGCCTGATAGCCCAAGCCGCGTATCGAACCGCCGTAAAGCTCGCCGACAACAGCGCCGACCAGTGCCAGGCTCACACAGATGCGGGCTGCTGCGAACAGCGCGGGCAGGGCGTGCGGCAGCCGAAGGTGCCACAGGATCTCGCGCCGGCTCGCGTTGACCGACCGCATCACCTCGAGGGTGTCGCGGTCGACGCTGCGCAGACCTGTGTGCGCGTTGGCCACGAAGGGAACGAAGGTGAACAGGGCCGCAACGAGGATCTTGGGCATGGGGCTGAAACCGAACCACAGCAGGAACACCGGCGCCAGAACCACGACAGGAGTCGACTGGATGAGCACGATCACCGGCATCGTTGCCCGCTCGGCGAAGCGCGAGTGAGCCATCAGCGTGGCCACCACCAGGGCGGTTATCAGGGCCAGGAAGTAGCCGATGAGCGCTTCGCGCAATGTCACCCAGCCGTTTGACGCATAGAACGACGGGAACTCGAAGACATGGTCGAGCACTCGCGACGGTGCTGGAAGTGTCAAAGGCGTGACGTCGGCGGCCCTGACG harbors:
- a CDS encoding PhoH family protein, which gives rise to MTQSRRTYVLDTSVLLADPTALQRFAEHHVVLPLVVLTELEGKRHHPDLGWAARRTLRALEELRVEHGSLLEHLPVNEQGGTLRVELNHTDTGALPAAFRVDSNDHRILSVANHLSRVDGESVVLVSKDLPLRLKAGVVGIEAVEYREAEVDDDHWTGYVDLVVDSDTIDELYDVGSVDLDQARDLPCNAGLVLANGSQSALGRVRDDKRVHLVRPSHELFGMHPRSSQQHLAMDLLLDQEVGIVSLGGRAGTGKSVLALAAALEAVVERNLQQRVIVFRPLFAVGGQELGYLPGSEADKMSPWAAAVYDALESIVGHAVIDEVLGRRLLEVQPLTHIRGRSLSDAFVIIDEAQNLERNVLLTALTRLGRGSKVVLTHDVAQRDNLRVGRFDGIATVIDHLKGDPLFGHITLQRSERSRIASLVAGLLDGRVG
- a CDS encoding response regulator transcription factor translates to MRLLVVEDESGIAEALRRGFNADGFVVDLAFDGPSGLELALTNDYAVIVLDLMLPAMSGYEVCSTLRRQGVHTPILMLTAKDGEYDELEGLESGADDYVKKPFRYPILLSRVRALIRRSAIVASAGDVLEVGDLRFHCGARRVFRGDTEIELSPRAMAVLEYLMWQRDLVVPKSQIVDQVWGPEFAGDPNIVEVYVSRIRAAIDTAFDRSSLETVRGVGYRLCDDSRGRG
- a CDS encoding ATP-binding protein → MSVRIRLTLVAVLVTAPVLALAAYALGWVLSDSLLDEVDTTIFNRAFDVADGIDLSDELSNASFPGDEETFVGVIEFGDAPVLEIHNDVSPDPNEILDALSDPTGAILVGEPVDASLDSLSLVVGADNMRLVAADLQTGDELVVVARTLDGLDRTTSRVDRLAFGSVPVLSGLAGLLAWVLAGRALKPVERMRSQVADIAESDLDRRVAVPETRDEVARLGRTMNSMLDRLSAARQRERRFSADVAHELRSPLSVMAAQLDVDNAHLGVADWQATAAVLTNETDRMRRMVDDLLALARLDAVPADRPSSPVVDLDDVVFDAAAAVSTRGVMVDVGSVAPAIVRGERDQLLRCVENLLANAVRHHDAAISCSLAEADGVVRLVVEDDGPGVPVAQRQAVFERFVRLDEARSREAGGAGLGLALVRELVEAHGGAVWVDESSLGGARFVIELPTAG
- a CDS encoding ABC transporter permease; translation: MSALPHPNLGVDGHSEAVPDNGEARSPVLRYLAPVSGLALLFGGWEIYVRAADVTPLTLPAPSRVLDHVFEFPSFYASNGWVTLREALIGYFLALITALVVATLMAHSRFAERATMPVIVLIQSTPVVVLAPVFLLWFGFSPMPKILVAALFTFVPFVANAHTGLRSVDRDTLEVMRSVNASRREILWHLRLPHALPALFAAARICVSLALVGAVVGELYGGSIRGLGYQARVAQARSLVDQLWGSVFTLAFIGIALTLAVMALERRLLRWHESQATL
- the thrH gene encoding bifunctional phosphoserine phosphatase/homoserine phosphotransferase ThrH; this encodes MPAEPAPQFVVVLDVEGVLTPEIWIAVADRFGADELRRTTKDEPDYAKLMQGRIDTLAGLGLGLSDIQGVIAQLEPLDGAKDFLDRLRSVTQVVLLSDTFEEFIGPLMAKLGFPTILCHRLQVVDDRIVGFVPRIENQKMAAVHGFQAMNYRVVAAGDSFNDLNMIDAADAGFLFRSPPAIVAQRSDLAAFETYDELFCALTQVINAS
- a CDS encoding serine protease, which encodes MSKTIHTRQMRCHRQSVSAGFLAILMLALAGPGFVRAWAEPAGAIVQGQEISIDSVPWQVSLQDDEGHFCGGSIVAADKIVTAAHCVEGLTAGDLTVVAGVDRVEGRDGQRVPVSAIAAHPDSQRTELGDIAVLTLGTDLRFGNSVAAIELGDGADLARASTAYVSGWGATSEWDEAEPSVLRGAEIPIVPDAVCERQVGAEGALEVCAGGTGADSCYGDSGGPLVVQTDDGPRLVGIVSWGEECGGASPGVYTEVAAFADFVNDGQAQPIDAPDSGSDEWGHEDDWDYEDDWGDEDEWGFEDEWGFEDEWGFEDEWGFEDEWGFEDEWGFEDEWDHECGWEGW
- a CDS encoding LLM class flavin-dependent oxidoreductase, with amino-acid sequence MGEPLRAEAGVTEYGVLSFADLLADPVGGHKPTQVERLRGVVDAAAAAEQAGFFFFGVGEHHFADYILSSPEMVLAAAASVTSHIRLGTSVTLLANSDPVRRAEQLATLDVLSAGRAEVTFARGVSERTAHAFGISDFDALRPRFEEYLRLLLRLFTEDQVTWAGNYRTPLDAVRLEPRPVQEPHDMIWIGGGLSNTSADLAASLDLPLFLPSLFRWPSDYVEIVERYRQKRVEARHSGPAEVGFPSYVHVAQTSQLARKRWRPYLENYRDFALSLRRSFGRPTGFDDLIEGPAICGSPAEVAERIRGIDDELGLSRHIFLFDGGGVPPHILAEQMELMATEVLPALSRP
- a CDS encoding ABC transporter substrate-binding protein codes for the protein MNSRTQWFRIASAILALAVVAVSCGDDSSDTSASTTVADTTAGSQEQVLADRCQANRDAGTITYLSSFDFAAAASILDVIVADAEGYFDDYCLDVEIQPSFAPGNGALVASGGAQLSSAGSFGELVNTNVQGGADLVAIAQYGKTAIEELVVPADSDIVELADLQGATVGIKGDLPYSLQAMLGIAGVERSSLSEPLLDGFDPVAHLALGIDALPVYKSNEPAQLDAAGVEYRVFDPLDFDVPASFAVFFTSSEFLNSHPTAVEDFLRAAFKGFAFAVDNPEMAVGFAFERIDAAGNPFFFSTEGEGFRWITESDLVLATTPAGQGPGLLDTERLGAEIELLTEVGVFDEVPDWQSMIAVGLAEGVYDGTEVVEWENL
- a CDS encoding phytanoyl-CoA dioxygenase family protein, with product MDVPRLHMTDLSDDSGVDALAAALQAAGCVVIEAAASADTMDHIAAELAEYEHLGSIGASNFEGHHTRRVGSPLPRSKTFRSIALHPAVMAAGDLVLGHATSWRFSAAEYIQIGPGESPQRLHRDAWKYDRVDFGFEVELNAMWAVSDFTEANGATRVVPGSHLAGNDERYSTDDTVPAEMAKGSLMIYTGTLYHGGGPNNSDQWRCGLSLQHAVGWLTQSTNQFLECPPAQVTDWPDELLRFIGYAKTGNGLGYWRDSEDPLKAVHPDRDFERGWATVRPD